The DNA window AGAGTTATTTGTCTGTAAGATATACACTTGCAAATATCCCATTCACATCCATGAAATATAAAGCTGGCTACAGTACAAGCCATGAAATAGAGAAGTGAGAGAAGGCCTGGTTAGGTTAGACAtaatgttagcagtgtggttaaagtTAGGTTTAAAATGTTGCTataattatgactttgtggcaATTCAATTCGTCAGACACTTCCTTCACCATGGAGTGGAGTTTAGTCAGCTATGATAACTAGTGACAACCCAAATGTTTAAACAAATGTCTGCTTGGGCTAAGGAGTAGCTGTAAACACGTTAGACTATTACCAAAGACAGGTTTAGAAACTCTTGATATTATTAGGTCCTCTACTACTAGGCCCAGCCAGGGCAGCGAGCTAGCAAAACTGTCGGGATTCGGAAACATTACTTTTGAGAAGTTAACACATTTTAATTCGGTACCTAATACGTCACTGGCTGTATCTCTTGTCCTGTTTTTAAACGAACGTCCACATAACCATACAGATTATACACTTCACATCACAACAAATGGTGAATTTAGCTAGCTGACGTTAGCAAATTAGATAACGTTACTAGCTAGCTAGTCTCCAGTAGCTAAAATAGCTGGCTAAAACGTTTGCCTTCAGTCAGTTAGTAACAACACGATTAAAACAGAGCGAACATACATCACCCATCCAAAGGCTTGTCATCCTGTTGAACATATTGGTGGTTTATTTTCGGAGTGTATCCTACAAACACGAATATGTAGCTACTAGTTAAGTTTTATAAATGGATAGCTCTTCCTGCTGAAACTGGTGCTACTGAAATCAAAGATGGTGAAGACCACGCCTCCGGAAATTCGGTTAGCTAAATAAATGGACTAGCAAGAATGGACACATCTTGAATTCATTTCCGCATTAGATTATGTAGGCGACTTCAAAATGATTGACTTTATAGATCAGTGTTAACAAAACAATATAAACCTCCGTGCCAGTGGTTTGGACCTTATTTTCGCGAGGGGGCGATGTGGATTCTATCCGTCCTTCGAAGAAGTGTGACGATATTTTCTTTCAGCTTTGATTATTCAGGAGGGCAACGGCTACCTTTTCCACCAATCATAGTAACGGATGCTATTCTGCTTCCATGGTAACCTCCCAAATCTTTTGAACAAACCAATCACGACAGCGCATTTAGTAATTTAAAGACAGTTCGTCATTGGTCGTTGAAATTTTAAACCTGAGCTGCGGCAGAAAGGAACACGTTTCAGTGAAGTTGGTGAGTTGATTTTCCCTTCCAGTAGTTCTAAAAGTACAATTTTATCATCAACGACATGTGGAATTAATTTTATAGTAAGTAGCTCACGTTTGTTAACACCTACATTTGGGTTTTGTTGCATGGAATGTAAATAGTAAATGACGGAGAAAGCCAACAGGTTTGCTGGCAAACGTTAGCCGTTCAATTATAGCGTCAGTGAATTAGTTTTCTACGGTTAGTTAACATGCACGTTTAGTTAACAAAATATACGCATTTGTTAGTGTCATATTAAACTAAACTATAAACTACTTGGTTCTAATTATTGCAACGTTACCCTGTAGGAAGTCCGAAAGACAGATTCAGACATGGCTCAATTTGGATTTGACAACGACATTCACAGCATTCTGAAGCTGGATATGCCAATCACTAACGCGCCCATGGCGAGGTGGCAGAGAAAAGCCAGTTCGTCGATGTCGACCAGCTGTGCCAACACCAGCGCTCTATCACCTGGCAAATCCGGAAACCGATCTCTTAGTCTGTCCAAGACGCCCAGTAAAACACCAGGTGACCAGCTATTATTTTAGTTTTTCATGTTGAATCTTGCTCTACAGTACTTGCTTATCTATACTTAGGTAGTCTCTTTCAACTGTCTATGGGTGTGGCACTGTTAACAATCTATTTCACCAAGGGTTCTATTACTAATCTGCACTTCTCTCTTGCTCAGGTAAAAATGGAAAGACACAGTGCACACCTTCCAAGGCAGGTGGTGACCGTTTCATTCCCACTAGAAACAACAAACAGATGGATGTGGCAAGCTTCCTGCTCTCAAAGGAAAATGAACCCATGGACACAAACCCCTCAGCAGCGACATCTGTGAGTCTTTTCTCTAACATTTCCAATCACATTTGTTGTTGGTATGTTGTATTGTAACACAGGCAAATTTGTCATTGTAGGAGAACCAGAAAGCATGGTCTGTTACTCTCAATGGATATGACATTGAGGAGGCAAAGATCTTGCATCTGggaggaaaacccttgaatgctCCAGAAGGTAGGCATTCTGTTGGGAATGATAGTGACTTGATGTCAGTTGCTTGCTATCAGAATCTGGTGTCAAATTCTCTTTTCTTTGCAGGTTACCAGAACAACCTAAAAGTTCTCTACAGTCAGATTCCTACCCCAGTCTCCACCAAAAAGAACCGATACATACCATCAGTGCCTGACAGAATCTTAGACGCTCCTGAACTCCGAAATGATTTCTGTGAGTCCTGCCAATACTGTACtacaaatgtctaaaaacctgtctgAGGAGCAGGTACCGATTGACTTAATCTAGGGCTGTGTCATAGATGCTCCTGAACTTCAAAATGATGACTGTCTCCTTACACAGTAAATGTCCAGTAACCTACCTGGGAAGTAATCCTAGCTGTGGGTGTAACATGCGCCTGCCGTAATGCATAAATCCAGtgttttacattttagtaatttggCAGCTGCTCTTATCTGTGGAGGGGGTGTGGGATTACTTCAGATACTCTTTGAGGAGGTGGGGTTTTGGTTGTTTTTGGAAGATGGACAGGGAAGCTGCTGTCCTATCTTGAGGTGGAAGCTGTGTTGCTTCCGGTGAGACGTTTGTATTCTacgatgttgtagagcatgaacttgcaggagtgagtcactgctttgatgttggCAGAGAacgggtgttgtccagggtccgGCCAGGGTTTTTTGCATTCTGGAGGTGTCATCTGTGATGGTGAGGTAGGCCTTTCCCTGGAGGAAGAGTAGCTTCGTCCTGTCGAGGTTAAGCTTGAGGTGGTCGGCTGACATCCAAGCTGAGTTATCTTCCAGGCTGATATGACtgagctgagtgacttggtgtatagagagaagaggtcCAAGATTTCAATGGAAGATGGAGTGACAAATGGGCCACATCAAGTTGATCGTGTCCTTTTGTCTTCAGACTGACCTAAATTCATTCAGGGTGGAGATGCGTATTCTTTTACTTTGTTAAAAAGCTCCATTTACCTCCGTCTGTTCCCACAGATCTGAACCTACTAGACTGGAGCAGTCGGAACCTTCTAGCAGTTGCCCTTCACAGCAATCTTTATCTGTGGGACGCCACCCAGGGTGACATCGTCCTACTGATGAAGATGGAGCGGGTGGAGGACTACATCAGCTCTGTGTCATGGATCAAGGAGGGCAACTTCCTTGCCCTTGGTACCAGTGACTGCAAAGTTCAGGTGAACGGTCTGCTGTGAACATACCCAGTGCACATCTAACTGAATTGGGCCTCCAATGCAATTTTATTTTGTTAAAGAATGATTTGATGCCTTTTTTCCATTTTGTACATATCACCTGAATTTGTTGTTGTCCCTAGTTGTGGGATGTGGAGAACCAGAAGCGTCTACGCAGCATGTCTGGCCACACTTCCAGAGTTGGCAGTCTGAGTTGGAACAATCACATTCTTTCCAGGTAAATATTCATGTCTTGGCGGGGGGGCGGACGCCGACTGTATGAATAGTCAGTCCCCCAATGCTTTTACTGTCCCAGACAATGTCCATGTTGTGGGCACATTCTTGGGTCGTAAATGGTTGTGGTACGTCTtggctcgttcagtgtgacaTGGATCTGTCGCTTTGATTACTGCTACATGCGGTCGTAGACCCCTTGAAGAAGTTATACCGTGTCCAATTTTTGGGGGGCTTTATCGTGCAGTGTGGCTGGTACGAGCCGATCCCAGCGACTGACAACTAGGAACACTGCCGGTACAGAGTATGCACACTATATGATTCTTGTGAATAGTCAGATTAATTTAATAGTTCTATTTAATGTTTAGGCTACATACTGTGTCAGAACAATTTCCTGGATAGTCTTATTTTCGTGACTCATCTGAAATCAGCCTACCTGATGGGATTATAATAAATGCACAATCGCCAATCAAAATAATCTTCTACCACAGTGACCATGCTATTTTGAGGAAGCCTATTTGATTTAGAGGTTATTTGGAAATGTTCTACAATGCCTACTTTCAGTTATTTAAATTCAATATACTTGCGCATAAGCACAAGCACATGCTCAGATCAAATACACCACTGCAGTTGACGAGGCCTCGCAAGACTATCACAGAATGTGACGCCAGAACTGAAGCGAATTGTACATCTGGACAGGATGATAAAGATTTTAATTTGGTAACATCAGTGTGACGTGACTAAATGTAAAAGATGGAATCCCATGTAGAGTCTGCCACAGCCTTAAGTCAGTCCCTCCTGGATCTTTTGTTTTTGTTATGCTTGTGTCCAGAATGTTTTGATTTGGTGTTTTTATTAACCATCTTGTGATTTACCTTTTCCAGTGGCTCCAGATCTGGTCACATCCACCACCATGATGTAAGGGTAGCAGACCACCACATCTTCACCCTGTCTGGACACTCTCAGGAGGTGTGTGGGCTGGAGTGGTCCCCTGATGGAAGATACCTGGCCAGCGGCGGCAACGACAACCTTGTGTACGTGTGGCCAGGTGTGCAGGAGGGCAGCGGCCAAGGCAGTAATGCTGTCCACAGCTTCAATGAGCACCAAGGTGCAGTCAAGgtaagcaaaaaaaaaaactaaatgtaaTTATTGGTGCAACGTGCTAAATAAAATACCATGTTTGAAGGATGGAGTTGGGATTGAATAATTTGATGCACATTCAAGTCCACTCACTGTAAAGAGATGCACAACCACAATGATTGTTTCTTACTAAAATTCCTTAGGCTTTGGCCTGGTGCCCATGGCAACCTAACATTCTTGCGTCTGGAGGGGGCACCAGTGACCGTCACATCCGCATCTGGAACGTCACCAGTGGCTCTTGCATCAGTGCCCTGGACACTCAGTCTCAGGTAACTGCACCCATCTTGATCCCTAGTCGGATTGTCTGTTCTGAAGTCTCATTCAATTTTGTGCTAGATGATATTCCACCTCCAAGGACCTGCTGCTCAGTCATAGCGAAATGAATATTTGCATACCAGTCACTTAAAAAAAAGTTTACTTTGCATAACTGCAATGCCTTTACGATCAGGCATTGACTGGTGGTCAAATCTGCCTTACAGGTGTCCTCTTTGAAGTTTGCGCCAAACTACAAGGAATTGGTCTCCGGCCACGGATATGCCCACGACAACGTAGTCATCTGGAAGTATCCCTCCTTGACTAAAGTGGCAGAGCTCAATGGTGAGTGTCTGGCCTGAAATGATGAATCTTGTAATAACTTTACACAGAGCTTTTAAGTTTGTCATTGATGGATCAGTTGACAAGGACTTTTTTTTTTGCCTAAAGCTGTAAAAGCATCAAAGAGCCTGACAATAATGTCCCTCACCCCAGATTTCTTAACTGGGTAAACATGAGCCTAATTTAAACTAAATTTGATTAATGTCGATTTAATTTATGTAGATTTAATTTGCTTAATGTCAATGCTGAAGCATTTTGGGCATGTACACCTCCCAATCCATCTCAATGATGCATGTTTAAAGATGTGCTATGCTGAAATTGCTCTGCCTTTTCTTGGTTCCTAAAATTCTATTAGTTTGCTTAATTTCAGTTTGACAAAATAAGTAGGTATAGTGTAAAGAatcatctaaactgctgtgaagtCTTTTCCGTAaccaaaaagtacatttttttggtggcagtgagtaggtccggagtcTACAAAATTGAAAGTAAAATAGCACATGTTTCCAACTGTAGCCATTCTGGGGTAAAAGTTCAACTGAAATCTTAAACTTTTTCTCCCCCCCAAAGGTCATGAGGGCAGGGTCTTGAACATTACCATGAGTCCAGACTGCTCGACTATCGCCACTGTAGCCGGTGATGAAACTGTCCGCCTCTGGAAGAGCTTTGAGCTGGATCCAGTCAAGAAGAAGGCCAAAGAGAGGATGGCGAAGTCCACCAGCAGCAGCATCCACCAATCTATCCGATAATTAACCTTTTTTGTATTGTGTGTTCAAGTTATTGATAAACTCCTAATTCTTTACTAATGTACAAAATGTTTATTCACTGTAAAATAAAGATTGCCACTTTTAAATTTTCTTTGTTTGAATATTTTGCAGCCTTGCTACTCTATGACAAATCTGATTTTCCAGTTAAGAAAATCTTCAAGTATTATAACCTGGGTAGAGTGTAGTGAAATACTGTCCAGGCCCTCATTCAATGTGAAACAGATTTTCTTTGCTGAAACCATATTAGCCTCTGCTTTTGATTCATTTTTCTGTGGTTAACATTATTTTGAAGTACACCTGAGTTTATTGGTGATGCGCTAGTTGAATGTGGTCTTATTCATAAATGGCTCTTTAACCAAGAATGGTGTTTTCTGAAATGCATAACTCGGGCTTGATTAAGTCCAGCCAGGTGGGATGGGTTCTAGGTCATGTGATAACAGCTCAGGTCAACAATCCTCTGAAACTAGCTGTGACCACAGTAAAGACTACCTGGAAAACCAATGGGTGCTTTCCAGTAAGACAATCTGCAGAATACAAGACTGTTGATCGGTAGGTTTCTGAGAAGCAATTCTGCAGGAATTAAGATAGTCAGCTCGGCTAACCCAATTGAGActgcctcgatctaggttggtCTAAACATGGCGGTGGTCGAAGACTTCCATTCCTGTCGTTGAAAGAGATTGTGACATTCAAAAtggggctacttaatgttagatccctcagtTCCTAGAAAGTTATGGTCAATTAACTTATTGTGATTGACCTGacaaacatggcttaagcctgatgaattgactgttaaatgaggcctctcctggttacactagtgaccatatcccccgcgcatccagcaaaggcggaggtgttgctaacatttacgatagcaaatttcaatttacaaaaagaTTGCATTctcatcttttgagcttctagtcataatctatgcagcctactcaatcactttaaagctactgtttacaggcctcctgggccgtatacaGCGTTTGTCACTGAAATCCTATCGGACCttgtcatggcagataatattcacatttttggtggctttaatattcacatggaaaagtccacagactcactccaaaaggctttcggagccatcatcgacacagtgggttttgtccaacatgtctccggacctactcactgccacagtcatactctggacctagttttgtcccgtggaataaataaatattgtggatcttatttttcctcataatcctggactatctgACCATTTTAAGTTTGCagtcgcaacaaataatctgctcagaccccaaccaaagatcatcaaaagctgtgctataaattctcagacagcccaaagattcctagatgccctccacatacccaaggacgtcagagtacaaaaatcagttaaccaccggAGGAACTAactaataccctagatgcagtcacaCCCATAAAAACAAAAAACTTGAGAAGAACAAtccatttatttttgatactgtcgcaaaaataaataaaaagcagcattccccaagagagtatggctttcacttcagcagtgataaacttctttgatgaaaagatcatgatcataaGAAAgaaaattacagactcctctttaaatctgcatatttctCTGAAGATccgttgtcctgagtctgcacaacactgccagcaCCTAGGGTTAAGGGAGACACAAGTTttttaatactatatctcttggcactgatgaaaatagtcatggcttctaaaccttcaagctgcatactggaccctattccaactaaactactgaaagagctgcttcctgtgcttggccctcctatgttgaacataataaacagctccctatccaccggatgtgtaccaagctcactaaaagtggcagtaataatgcctctcttgaaaaagccaaaccttgacagCAACTCACAGCTTTCCTGAagacaatgtatacgaaacgtttcagtctggttttatttttcccccccttttctccccaattttgtggtatccaattgttgtagtggctactatcttgtctcatcgctacaactcccgtacgggctcgggagagacgaaggttgaaagtcatgcgtcctccgatacacaacccaacccaacactgcttcttaacacatccATCTggaaaccagccgcaccaatgtgtcggaagaaacactgcacctggcaaccttgagacaaggacatcccgaccgaacaagccctccctaacccagacgacgctaggccaaatgTGCCCCATCATaacactgagactgcactcgtgaaggtggtaaatgaccttttaatggcatcagaccgaggctctgcatctgtcctcgtgctcctagaccttagtgctgcttttgataccgtcgatcaccacattcttttggagagattggaaacccaaattggtctacatgggcaagttctggcctggtttagatcttatcttaaagatatcagtttgtctctggatggtttgtcctcaacTGTAAATGTCAGTGTTCCTCTTGGCTCCGTTTTAGGACCCACTATTGTTttaactatatattttacctcttggtgttGTGATTCGGAACCATAGTGTTAACTTTCACTACTATGCAgatgatacacagctgtacacagctgtacatttcgatgaaacatgaaGCTCCAAATTTGCtgaccctggaagcctgtgtttcagacgtAACTGGATGGTGGCAATTTCTCCCTCTTTTCACTCagaggatctgagccctaggaccgtgcctcaggactacctggcctgatgactccttgctgtccccagtccacctgctgctgctccagtttcaactgttctgcctgtggctatggaaccctgacctgttcagatgtgctaccttgtcccggacctgctgtattcgactctccctctctctaccgcacctgctgtctctaactctgaatgatcggctaggaaaagacaactgacatttactcctgaggtgctgactggctgcaccctcaacaaccactgtgattataaTTTTACCCTGCTGGTAATCTATGAACAGTTGAACagcttggccatgtactgttataaatTGCCACCCAGccaagccagaagaggactggccatcactcatagcctggttcctctaggtttcttcctagggagtttttcctagccaccaatGAATGGAGAAACGTATATCGCCCCACCCAGCAGACTGTCAAAAAATCTTGTTCACGTTGTGTCACGCAATCCCTTCTAAAAGTCAGTGTTTGAGTCGAGAAACCTGCCTAttctctgcattgcttgctgtttggggttttaggctgggtttctgtacagcactttgtgacatcggctgatgtattTGATTGTGGATGCCTTATGTGCCTCCCGGTAAGTATGTTTAATGACTCAGCCTTActtaaaatgtgttttatttcaaaaaaaaaagttaaatataAACAGCACCAAAAAACAAAACCATGATGGACATCAATACAAATCCCATCTCTTTGAAAGAGACCTGGGTCAGCCATTTACAAGCATGTTCCAGTCCTTTCAGTGGAAACTACAATATTTTCAAGCAACACAGGAGTCATGCCAGCCAAACAATAAGTTAAAGTCCAAGGGTGGGCTTTCATTGGTCATTTCAAAACTGGGTTGGAGGTGAATAATAGTGAGGATGAACACCTCTTCATACAGTGTGATCTACAGTTAGTAGTTCCCTCCAACCACTCAAAATTTAACAGTGTGTCAAATAGGGACCAACTGGTAAATCCATTAAGCCATTCATATCCCAAAAGCagtgtaaataaatataaaaaatatacatttgagGAAAGTGATCAGTAGCTAACATGTGAAAGAGTAGCATTGTTTTGGAATCTTTGGCATTTTGGAGGCTCACTCAGACAGTTATGCTTCACCGTCCAAAATGACAAAGCTAGACTTCCTTCACTTTGCCGAGTTGGTTATGGCCGTTGACACGGTGCGCTGTTGTCCCATTGCCGTTCTCCACTTGTTTGCCGTTGGgaaccatggaaatgttgccaaTGGTAATGCCGTTGGTATGACCATTAGTAACGCCATTCTGCTTGAGCTTTGCCTCCTTGGTTGCTGTAGGCAGCCGTTTACCCTTTATGTAGGCCTGAATCCAGAAGTTGGAGAAGAGTACGAAGAAGAAGGTTCCGTACATCCAGATGAGGTGAATGAACATGGGCACCTGAAAGTCACACTTCTCCATGAAGTAGTATTGAGAGATGTGAAGTGAGATCAGCACAAACTGGATCTGAAGAAGGAAGAAATAAGGGAGAACATATTAATGATGTTTGTAGATTGCACGCAAGTCACCAATTCACAACAGTAACACCGGCAGCTATACACAAATCAATGCTTCCGTTTAACAGTTTCTTCCAATTGTACATCATTAAGAAAGAACACCCACAAGCTGGATTGCGGTCATGTACTTCTTCCACCAGAGGTATTTCTGGAAGCGAGGTCCTGCAGCGGACAGGCCGTAGTAGGTGTACATGATGACGTGGACACATGCGTTGACCATGGCATGGAACGAGCTCATTCCCCCTGCTGGAGATTCACAATGACAGGCACATTATTATAAAACAAATGGTTGAAATGTaccctttatttaattaggcaagtcagttaagaacaaattcttatttacaatgacggcctacactggccaaacccggacgacgctgggccaattgtgcaccaccctaacgggactcccaatcatggccagttgttataccgcctggattcaaaccagagtgtctgtagtgacgcctctaagcactgagatgcagtgcattagaccactgcgccactcgagagCCCCATTCAGAGATTCTGAATAGTCACAGGGGCATAACAAAATACATGTTGTTCCTAAATCATTTTGTTAAACTCCTTTTTCCCTGGTAAAATTGTAAAACTTTCCTTTTGTGGTTATGAGGTTTATTGAACAAcaaacacccccccacacacagttaACTACTCTAAAGTTAAACAGGTTATATGTGCGACTGTAAGCACACTGCATGGGgatgatgtcattatgaggtcaAGATTACCAGGAGCGATGGTCATACCCCACCACCACGTGAAGGGCATGAAGGAGTGATGGAAGACATGAAGAAATGTAATCTGGCTGTGTTTCTTACGCAGCACAAAGAATAACTGCAAAGCAGAAAAGAGTTTAAATTACTCTAAAGCAAACAAATTCTAAAATCTCCATGCGTGTCAGAAAGACGAAGTCAGAAGTTGATTTATGCTAACGTCAAAGGACAGTTCATGCCAATATTTTTTTTATCCACACAAACATGTTTTAATAGAAAAAAAACCAAAAACATTCTTACCGTGTCCAGAAGCTCGATGAATTTAGAGAAGTAAAACCACCAAGCCACTCGAACCATCTGACAAAAAggagagaaaagtacagagaatAAAGATGGCATCAAATAATATAATTTGACCTATTAAAATAGCTATGCATGTTTAAAATGTATAATATAAAACATTTTCAATGAATGAAAACATGGATGGCATCTCATGAGATAGAAAGCAGATTCTCTTATAAACAAAGCTTACCCTTAGAGCCTGTGGGCTGCTTGAGTAGTCACAAAGGTCACATCTCCAGGTAAAGGTGGTGCCCCATCCTGACATCAGGAACTGCAATGGCAGAGCACAGAACTGGCTGTCAAATCATACATTCATAAAAgctgttttaatttttttaattttatttttaaatcgCACCTAGAGTACAGTCTGCCTTCACAACAAGGTTCTTTGAGGAGCTTAAATTCTGCTGAACGACTAACTGCTTTGCTCACCTCATAGACAAGGAAGGCGTTCAGGAACACCATGCTGAAGTTATAGACGATCATGGCCGATTTGAGGTGATAGGGCTTGCGGTTTACCATCAGGCGAGGCCCTGCATACAGCGAGAAGAATACatagcccaacaggatgctggtCATCTGGAAGGGGGTCCGCATCAACGGGTAGGGCAACAACCGGTGGTCTGAGGATAAGCAATTTATCAAAGACAACAATACAGGTTACACACACAGCATGGTACAACATGTTCATCTACAAACTGCAATTCAAATGTATTTCATTCATTTACAAATTGTAATAATAAAAATATCCATTTTAGAGAACACACTCACCCGTTCTCTGCAATAAATACTCATACAACGACATAATATTGGATCCCAGTTCTAGCAGCATTTTGATGGCCTCTTTCCTTCTTTATTCAGTTGATCAAAAAACCCTGAAAAAAATAGACGAAAATACAATTTGGTTGAAAAGACAGTGGGTGGTGATAATGGCAGCTAATGCTTTTATGCCTACATGGAAAGCAGTAGTGTCCCCAGAGACATACGGTGATGAACATAGCAGCCTAGTGTAACACTGCCTCCCCTACTaaacaaacagagacagctgCACAGGCCC is part of the Oncorhynchus keta strain PuntledgeMale-10-30-2019 chromosome 15, Oket_V2, whole genome shotgun sequence genome and encodes:
- the LOC118394730 gene encoding cell division cycle protein 20 homolog, whose product is MAQFGFDNDIHSILKLDMPITNAPMARWQRKASSSMSTSCANTSALSPGKSGNRSLSLSKTPSKTPGKNGKTQCTPSKAGGDRFIPTRNNKQMDVASFLLSKENEPMDTNPSAATSENQKAWSVTLNGYDIEEAKILHLGGKPLNAPEGYQNNLKVLYSQIPTPVSTKKNRYIPSVPDRILDAPELRNDFYLNLLDWSSRNLLAVALHSNLYLWDATQGDIVLLMKMERVEDYISSVSWIKEGNFLALGTSDCKVQLWDVENQKRLRSMSGHTSRVGSLSWNNHILSSGSRSGHIHHHDVRVADHHIFTLSGHSQEVCGLEWSPDGRYLASGGNDNLVYVWPGVQEGSGQGSNAVHSFNEHQGAVKALAWCPWQPNILASGGGTSDRHIRIWNVTSGSCISALDTQSQVSSLKFAPNYKELVSGHGYAHDNVVIWKYPSLTKVAELNGHEGRVLNITMSPDCSTIATVAGDETVRLWKSFELDPVKKKAKERMAKSTSSSIHQSIR
- the LOC118394732 gene encoding elongation of very long chain fatty acids protein 1-like isoform X1, which codes for MLLELGSNIMSLYEYLLQRTDHRLLPYPLMRTPFQMTSILLGYVFFSLYAGPRLMVNRKPYHLKSAMIVYNFSMVFLNAFLVYEFLMSGWGTTFTWRCDLCDYSSSPQALRMVRVAWWFYFSKFIELLDTLFFVLRKKHSQITFLHVFHHSFMPFTWWWGMTIAPAGGMSSFHAMVNACVHVIMYTYYGLSAAGPRFQKYLWWKKYMTAIQLIQFVLISLHISQYYFMEKCDFQVPMFIHLIWMYGTFFFVLFSNFWIQAYIKGKRLPTATKEAKLKQNGVTNGHTNGITIGNISMVPNGKQVENGNGTTAHRVNGHNQLGKVKEV
- the LOC118394732 gene encoding elongation of very long chain fatty acids protein 1-like isoform X2 encodes the protein MLLELGSNIMSLYEYLLQRTDHRLLPYPLMRTPFQMTSILLGYVFFSLYAGPRLMVNRKPYHLKSAMIVYNFSMVFLNAFLVYEFLMSGWGTTFTWRCDLCDYSSSPQALRMVRVAWWFYFSKFIELLDTLFFVLPGGMSSFHAMVNACVHVIMYTYYGLSAAGPRFQKYLWWKKYMTAIQLIQFVLISLHISQYYFMEKCDFQVPMFIHLIWMYGTFFFVLFSNFWIQAYIKGKRLPTATKEAKLKQNGVTNGHTNGITIGNISMVPNGKQVENGNGTTAHRVNGHNQLGKVKEV